From a single Arachis hypogaea cultivar Tifrunner chromosome 3, arahy.Tifrunner.gnm2.J5K5, whole genome shotgun sequence genomic region:
- the LOC112791604 gene encoding telomere repeat-binding protein 3 isoform X1 has protein sequence MVSKKRIDYGFNGFRVPVIPKGPRSARRRGVFKKANQDDEACAFELLALAGMLLQESESSASSNASEGNHQPAFGQGVIEQEKHDEVKPIITDNILRGSCGESQFRTEVAMKNCTQKSVLDANADCLQGCISANNNFDCRRKAGADVKSEICEWDNKFQHYSNRLVEAPENFRESCDVNVNNGFRQEKEANSSGFQGSNSADKSSMKNQLELNMSRTLIDSNSNAKSPLYRKSFSIASYSKHGNGNKLGVRDDDEKFLRCSKVCTKSKTFRSPQRIAHRRIRKHLFSRHWKVAPNLKDCELSRSEFADMGAQLLYRKRKICQSFERSEHKTRVKRRKFFDRVSGVTSDGGLSSESVSNSPEKGMDNPKDPHVKFSIKTIRIPELYFEVPETATIGSLKSTIMETVMTILGGGAHVGVLLQGKKVRDDNRTLVQTGISCKESLDNLSFELEPSSLLDSAAACVGDPPSQCETSQPAGSPETPVIDSEITDTLHEPSLLTNPGNLVESNHDSMTSPTDPTVDKESLDCRALVVVPASTDALAVVPFSQKSKRSECAQRRTRRPFSVTEVEALVRAVEELGTGRWRDVKFRAFENAEHRTYVDLKDKWKTLVHTAKISPQQRRGEPVPQELLDRVLAAHAYWSQHQAKQHGGKTLKITETSSAETEKPSIEAVVQSQPVNHL, from the exons ATGGTGTCAAAGAAGAGGATTGATTATGGATTTAATGGCTTTCGTGTCCCCGTTATACCCAAAGGCCCTAGATCCGCAAGA AGGAGGGGTGTTTTCAAGAAAGCAAATCAGGATGATGAAGCTTGTGCTTTTGAGCTACTTGCATTAGCTGGCATGTTGTTGCAGGAGAGTGAAAGCTCTGCTTCTAGCAATGCATCCGAAGGAAATCATCAACCTGCCTTTGGCCAAGGTGTCATTGAACAAGAGAAACACGACGAAGTTAAACCTATAATAACAGACAACATTCTTCGGGGAAGTTGTGGAGAAAGTCAGTTCAGGACTGAGGTGGCCATGAAAAACTGTACTCAGAAATCTGTTCTGGATGCCAATGCAGATTGTTTACAAGGATGCATTTCAGCTAATAATAATTTTGACTGTAGGAGAAAAGCTGGAGCTGATGTGAAGTCCGAAATTTGTGAATGGGATAATAAATTCCAACACTATTCTAATAGATTAGTAGAAGCACCTGAAAATTTTAGGGAGTCTTGTGATGTTAATGTAAATAATGGATTCAGACAGGAGAAGGAGGCTAACAGTTCAGGCTTTCAGGGATCAAATTCGGCTGATAAAAGTAGTATGAAGAATCAATTGGAGTTGAATATGTCTCGGACACTAATTGACTCAAATAGTAATGCTAAGTCACCATTGTATAGGAAATCTTTTTCCATTGCTTCCTATTCGAAGCATGGGAATGGTAATAAGTTAGGTGTTAGAGATGATGACGAAAAATTTTTAAGGTGCAGCAAGGTTTGCACCAAGTCAAAAACTTTTAGGTCTCCGCAACGCATTGCGCACCGGAGAATCAGGAAGCATCTGTTTTCCAGACACTGGAAAGTTGCTCCAAACTTGAAGGACTGTGAACTTTCAAGATCAG AATTTGCAGATATGGGAGCACAACTGCTTTATCGCAAGAGGAAGATTTGTCAGAGTTTCGAAAGATCTGAGCACAAGACCCGTGTTAAGAGGAGGAAATTCTTTGACCGGGTTTCAGGGGTAACTTCGGATGGAGGATTAAGCAGTGAGAGTGTGTCTAATTCCCCTGAGAAGGGAATGGATAATCCTAAGGATCCTCATG TGAAATTTAGCATTAAGACAATAAGGATACCAGAGCTTTATTTTGAGGTCCCTGAAACTGCGACTATTGGATCGCTGAAG AGCACAATCATGGAAACAGTGATGACTATACTTGGAGGTGGTGCGCATGTTGGGGTTCTTCTTCAGGGAAAGAAGGTTAGAGATGACAATAGGACACTTGTACAGACTGGTATATCTTGCAAAGAAAGTCTGGATAACCTCAGTTTCGAGTTGGAGCCGAGTTCTCTACTAGATTCTGCAGCAGCTTGTGTCGGTGATCCTCCTTCTCAATGTGAAACTTCACAGCCTGCCGG GTCCCCAGAAACTCCAGTGATAGATTCAGAGATTACTGATACTTTGCATGAACCCTCCTTGCTGACAAATCCAGGCAACCTAGTCGAAAGTAACCATGACTCTATGACTTCCCCCACTGACCCTACTGTTGACAAAGAAAGTCTAGATTGCCGAGCACTGGTTGTTGTTCCAGCTAGCACAGATGCATTAGCTGTGGTCCCTTTTAGTCAGAAAAGCAAGCGCTCCGAGTGTGCACAGCGGCGAACCAGGCGACCGTTCTCTGTGACAGAGGTAGAAGCACTCGTCCGAGCTGTCGAGGAACTCGGAACTGGAAG GTGGCGTGATGTTAAGTTTCGAGCTTTCGAGAATGCTGAGCACAGGACTTATGTAGACTTAAAG GATAAATGGAAAACATTAGTGCACACAGCGAAAATCTCGCCGCAACAGAGGAGAGGGGAGCCAGTACCACAGGAACTGTTGGATAGGGTTTTGGCTGCACATGCTTACTGGTCTCAGCACCAAGCAAAGCAGCATGGTGGCAAGACCTTGAAGATCACAGAAACCTCCTCAGCTGAAACTGAAAAACCAAGCATTGAAGCTGTTGTCCAATCACAACCAGTCAACCACTTGTGA
- the LOC112791605 gene encoding B-type cell cycle switch protein ccs52B isoform X2, whose amino-acid sequence MESPQAMKSGLNLPAGMSGTSLRLDTISKSSSSTCSDRFIPCRSSSRLHTFGLIEKPSPAKEGGNEAYSRLLKSELFGSDFASPSSSSSPMTSPSKNMLRFKTDHSGPSSPFSPSVLGHRTDFSSDSPTPPKPPRKVPKTPHKDDFYLNLVDWSSQNVLAVALGTCVYLWSASNSKVTKLCDLGPHDGVCSVQWTREGSFISIGTNLGQVQIWDGSRCKKVRTMGGHQTRTGVLAWNSRILASGSRDRNILQHDMRVSSDFIGKLVGHKSEVCGLKWSCDDRELASGGNDNQLLVWNQHSQQPALRLTEHTAAVKAIAWSPHQSGLLASGGGTADRCIRFWNTTNGHQLNFVDTGSQVCSLAWSKNVNEIVSTHGYSQNQIMVWKYPSLAKVATLTGHSMRVLYLAMSPDGQTIVTGAGDETLRFWNIFPSMKTSAPVKDTALWSLGRTQIR is encoded by the exons ATGGAGTCACCTCAGGCTATGAAGTCGGGGCTGAACCTCCCAGCTGGGATGTCCGGAACCTCGCTTCGCCTTGACACCATATCAAAGTCATCTTCTTCGACCTGTAGCGACAGGTTCATACCGTGCAGGTCCTCGTCGAGGCTGCACACATTCGGCCTGATAGAGAAGCCATCACCGGCTAAGGAAGGAGGCAATGAGGCCTACTCGAGGTTGTTGAAATCCGAGCTCTTCGGCTCTGACTTTgcttccccttcttcttcttcttcaccaatgacTAGTCCCAGCAAGAACATGCTGCGCTTCAAGACCGATCACTCTGGACCCTCCTCCCCTTTCTCGCCTTCCGTCTTGGGACACCGCACTGACTTCTCTTCTGATTCTCCCACTCCTCCTAAGCCTCCCAGGAAAGTTCCCAAGACACCCCACAAG GATGATTTCTACTTGAATCTGGTGGACTGGTCCTCACAGAATGTTCTTGCCGTTGCACTAGGCACTTGTGTTTATCTATGGAGCGCTTCTAACAGCAAA GTGACTAAGCTATGTGACTTGGGACCTCATGATGGTGTCTGTTCTGTCCAGTGGACCAGGGAGGGTTCTTTCATATCCATTGGTACAAATCTTGGTCAAGTTCAG ATATGGGATGGAAGTAGGTGTAAGAAAGTAAGAACAATGGGGGGGCATCAGACAAGAACAGGTGTGTTGGCGTGGAATTCGCGCATTCTGGCTTCAGGGAGCAGGGATAGGAACATTCTTCAGCATGACATGAGAGTTTCTAGTGACTTTATTGGCAAGCTTGTTGGCCACAAATCTGAG GTATGTGGCTTGAAATGGTCCTGTGATGACAGGGAACTTGCTTCTGGTGGTAATGATAATCAG CTATTGGTATGGAATCAGCACTCTCAGCAACCGGCATTGAGGCTCACTGAGCACACAGCTGCCGTGAAGGCTATAGCATGGTCGCCTCACCAGAGCGGTCTCCTTGCGTCCGGCGGTGGAACCGCCGATAGGTGTATCCGTTTCTGGAACACTACAAATGGCCATCAGTTGAACTTTGTTGACACTGGAAGCCAG GTTTGCAGCCTTGCTTGGAGTAAAAACGTGAATGAGATAGTAAGCACTCATGGATACTCTCAGAATCAGATCATGGTGTGGAAATATCCATCACTAGCAAAG GTTGCAACTCTAACTGGGCACAGCATGAGAGTGCTTTATCTTGCAATGTCTCCTGATGGTCAAACAATAGTCACTGGTGCAGGGGATGAGACATTGCGCTTCTGGAATATCTTCCCATCCATGAAAACATCT GCCCCGGTTAAAGATACAGCTCTTTGGTCACTCGGCCGAACCCAAATTCGATGA
- the LOC112791605 gene encoding B-type cell cycle switch protein ccs52B isoform X3 → MESPQAMKSGLNLPAGMSGTSLRLDTISKSSSSTCSDRFIPCRSSSRLHTFGLIEKPSPAKEGGNEAYSRLLKSELFGSDFASPSSSSSPMTSPSKNMLRFKTDHSGPSSPFSPSVLGHRTDFSSDSPTPPKPPRKVPKTPHKVLDAPSLQDDFYLNLVDWSSQNVLAVALGTCVYLWSASNSKVTKLCDLGPHDGVCSVQWTREGSFISIGTNLGQVQIWDGSRCKKVRTMGGHQTRTGVLAWNSRILASGSRDRNILQHDMRVSSDFIGKLVGHKSELLVWNQHSQQPALRLTEHTAAVKAIAWSPHQSGLLASGGGTADRCIRFWNTTNGHQLNFVDTGSQVCSLAWSKNVNEIVSTHGYSQNQIMVWKYPSLAKVATLTGHSMRVLYLAMSPDGQTIVTGAGDETLRFWNIFPSMKTSAPVKDTALWSLGRTQIR, encoded by the exons ATGGAGTCACCTCAGGCTATGAAGTCGGGGCTGAACCTCCCAGCTGGGATGTCCGGAACCTCGCTTCGCCTTGACACCATATCAAAGTCATCTTCTTCGACCTGTAGCGACAGGTTCATACCGTGCAGGTCCTCGTCGAGGCTGCACACATTCGGCCTGATAGAGAAGCCATCACCGGCTAAGGAAGGAGGCAATGAGGCCTACTCGAGGTTGTTGAAATCCGAGCTCTTCGGCTCTGACTTTgcttccccttcttcttcttcttcaccaatgacTAGTCCCAGCAAGAACATGCTGCGCTTCAAGACCGATCACTCTGGACCCTCCTCCCCTTTCTCGCCTTCCGTCTTGGGACACCGCACTGACTTCTCTTCTGATTCTCCCACTCCTCCTAAGCCTCCCAGGAAAGTTCCCAAGACACCCCACAAG GTTCTGGATGCACCATCACTTCAGGATGATTTCTACTTGAATCTGGTGGACTGGTCCTCACAGAATGTTCTTGCCGTTGCACTAGGCACTTGTGTTTATCTATGGAGCGCTTCTAACAGCAAA GTGACTAAGCTATGTGACTTGGGACCTCATGATGGTGTCTGTTCTGTCCAGTGGACCAGGGAGGGTTCTTTCATATCCATTGGTACAAATCTTGGTCAAGTTCAG ATATGGGATGGAAGTAGGTGTAAGAAAGTAAGAACAATGGGGGGGCATCAGACAAGAACAGGTGTGTTGGCGTGGAATTCGCGCATTCTGGCTTCAGGGAGCAGGGATAGGAACATTCTTCAGCATGACATGAGAGTTTCTAGTGACTTTATTGGCAAGCTTGTTGGCCACAAATCTGAG CTATTGGTATGGAATCAGCACTCTCAGCAACCGGCATTGAGGCTCACTGAGCACACAGCTGCCGTGAAGGCTATAGCATGGTCGCCTCACCAGAGCGGTCTCCTTGCGTCCGGCGGTGGAACCGCCGATAGGTGTATCCGTTTCTGGAACACTACAAATGGCCATCAGTTGAACTTTGTTGACACTGGAAGCCAG GTTTGCAGCCTTGCTTGGAGTAAAAACGTGAATGAGATAGTAAGCACTCATGGATACTCTCAGAATCAGATCATGGTGTGGAAATATCCATCACTAGCAAAG GTTGCAACTCTAACTGGGCACAGCATGAGAGTGCTTTATCTTGCAATGTCTCCTGATGGTCAAACAATAGTCACTGGTGCAGGGGATGAGACATTGCGCTTCTGGAATATCTTCCCATCCATGAAAACATCT GCCCCGGTTAAAGATACAGCTCTTTGGTCACTCGGCCGAACCCAAATTCGATGA
- the LOC112791604 gene encoding telomere repeat-binding protein 3 isoform X2 translates to MVSKKRIDYGFNGFRVPVIPKGPRSARRRGVFKKANQDDEACAFELLALAGMLLQESESSASSNASEGNHQPAFGQGVIEQEKHDEVKPIITDNILRGSCGESQFRTEVAMKNCTQKSVLDANADCLQGCISANNNFDCRRKAGADVKSEICEWDNKFQHYSNRLVEAPENFRESCDVNVNNGFRQEKEANSSGFQGSNSADKSSMKNQLELNMSRTLIDSNSNAKSPLYRKSFSIASYSKHGNGNKLGVRDDDEKFLRCSKVCTKSKTFRSPQRIAHRRIRKHLFSRHWKVAPNLKDCELSRSDMGAQLLYRKRKICQSFERSEHKTRVKRRKFFDRVSGVTSDGGLSSESVSNSPEKGMDNPKDPHVKFSIKTIRIPELYFEVPETATIGSLKSTIMETVMTILGGGAHVGVLLQGKKVRDDNRTLVQTGISCKESLDNLSFELEPSSLLDSAAACVGDPPSQCETSQPAGSPETPVIDSEITDTLHEPSLLTNPGNLVESNHDSMTSPTDPTVDKESLDCRALVVVPASTDALAVVPFSQKSKRSECAQRRTRRPFSVTEVEALVRAVEELGTGRWRDVKFRAFENAEHRTYVDLKDKWKTLVHTAKISPQQRRGEPVPQELLDRVLAAHAYWSQHQAKQHGGKTLKITETSSAETEKPSIEAVVQSQPVNHL, encoded by the exons ATGGTGTCAAAGAAGAGGATTGATTATGGATTTAATGGCTTTCGTGTCCCCGTTATACCCAAAGGCCCTAGATCCGCAAGA AGGAGGGGTGTTTTCAAGAAAGCAAATCAGGATGATGAAGCTTGTGCTTTTGAGCTACTTGCATTAGCTGGCATGTTGTTGCAGGAGAGTGAAAGCTCTGCTTCTAGCAATGCATCCGAAGGAAATCATCAACCTGCCTTTGGCCAAGGTGTCATTGAACAAGAGAAACACGACGAAGTTAAACCTATAATAACAGACAACATTCTTCGGGGAAGTTGTGGAGAAAGTCAGTTCAGGACTGAGGTGGCCATGAAAAACTGTACTCAGAAATCTGTTCTGGATGCCAATGCAGATTGTTTACAAGGATGCATTTCAGCTAATAATAATTTTGACTGTAGGAGAAAAGCTGGAGCTGATGTGAAGTCCGAAATTTGTGAATGGGATAATAAATTCCAACACTATTCTAATAGATTAGTAGAAGCACCTGAAAATTTTAGGGAGTCTTGTGATGTTAATGTAAATAATGGATTCAGACAGGAGAAGGAGGCTAACAGTTCAGGCTTTCAGGGATCAAATTCGGCTGATAAAAGTAGTATGAAGAATCAATTGGAGTTGAATATGTCTCGGACACTAATTGACTCAAATAGTAATGCTAAGTCACCATTGTATAGGAAATCTTTTTCCATTGCTTCCTATTCGAAGCATGGGAATGGTAATAAGTTAGGTGTTAGAGATGATGACGAAAAATTTTTAAGGTGCAGCAAGGTTTGCACCAAGTCAAAAACTTTTAGGTCTCCGCAACGCATTGCGCACCGGAGAATCAGGAAGCATCTGTTTTCCAGACACTGGAAAGTTGCTCCAAACTTGAAGGACTGTGAACTTTCAAGATCAG ATATGGGAGCACAACTGCTTTATCGCAAGAGGAAGATTTGTCAGAGTTTCGAAAGATCTGAGCACAAGACCCGTGTTAAGAGGAGGAAATTCTTTGACCGGGTTTCAGGGGTAACTTCGGATGGAGGATTAAGCAGTGAGAGTGTGTCTAATTCCCCTGAGAAGGGAATGGATAATCCTAAGGATCCTCATG TGAAATTTAGCATTAAGACAATAAGGATACCAGAGCTTTATTTTGAGGTCCCTGAAACTGCGACTATTGGATCGCTGAAG AGCACAATCATGGAAACAGTGATGACTATACTTGGAGGTGGTGCGCATGTTGGGGTTCTTCTTCAGGGAAAGAAGGTTAGAGATGACAATAGGACACTTGTACAGACTGGTATATCTTGCAAAGAAAGTCTGGATAACCTCAGTTTCGAGTTGGAGCCGAGTTCTCTACTAGATTCTGCAGCAGCTTGTGTCGGTGATCCTCCTTCTCAATGTGAAACTTCACAGCCTGCCGG GTCCCCAGAAACTCCAGTGATAGATTCAGAGATTACTGATACTTTGCATGAACCCTCCTTGCTGACAAATCCAGGCAACCTAGTCGAAAGTAACCATGACTCTATGACTTCCCCCACTGACCCTACTGTTGACAAAGAAAGTCTAGATTGCCGAGCACTGGTTGTTGTTCCAGCTAGCACAGATGCATTAGCTGTGGTCCCTTTTAGTCAGAAAAGCAAGCGCTCCGAGTGTGCACAGCGGCGAACCAGGCGACCGTTCTCTGTGACAGAGGTAGAAGCACTCGTCCGAGCTGTCGAGGAACTCGGAACTGGAAG GTGGCGTGATGTTAAGTTTCGAGCTTTCGAGAATGCTGAGCACAGGACTTATGTAGACTTAAAG GATAAATGGAAAACATTAGTGCACACAGCGAAAATCTCGCCGCAACAGAGGAGAGGGGAGCCAGTACCACAGGAACTGTTGGATAGGGTTTTGGCTGCACATGCTTACTGGTCTCAGCACCAAGCAAAGCAGCATGGTGGCAAGACCTTGAAGATCACAGAAACCTCCTCAGCTGAAACTGAAAAACCAAGCATTGAAGCTGTTGTCCAATCACAACCAGTCAACCACTTGTGA
- the LOC112791605 gene encoding B-type cell cycle switch protein ccs52B isoform X1, protein MESPQAMKSGLNLPAGMSGTSLRLDTISKSSSSTCSDRFIPCRSSSRLHTFGLIEKPSPAKEGGNEAYSRLLKSELFGSDFASPSSSSSPMTSPSKNMLRFKTDHSGPSSPFSPSVLGHRTDFSSDSPTPPKPPRKVPKTPHKVLDAPSLQDDFYLNLVDWSSQNVLAVALGTCVYLWSASNSKVTKLCDLGPHDGVCSVQWTREGSFISIGTNLGQVQIWDGSRCKKVRTMGGHQTRTGVLAWNSRILASGSRDRNILQHDMRVSSDFIGKLVGHKSEVCGLKWSCDDRELASGGNDNQLLVWNQHSQQPALRLTEHTAAVKAIAWSPHQSGLLASGGGTADRCIRFWNTTNGHQLNFVDTGSQVCSLAWSKNVNEIVSTHGYSQNQIMVWKYPSLAKVATLTGHSMRVLYLAMSPDGQTIVTGAGDETLRFWNIFPSMKTSAPVKDTALWSLGRTQIR, encoded by the exons ATGGAGTCACCTCAGGCTATGAAGTCGGGGCTGAACCTCCCAGCTGGGATGTCCGGAACCTCGCTTCGCCTTGACACCATATCAAAGTCATCTTCTTCGACCTGTAGCGACAGGTTCATACCGTGCAGGTCCTCGTCGAGGCTGCACACATTCGGCCTGATAGAGAAGCCATCACCGGCTAAGGAAGGAGGCAATGAGGCCTACTCGAGGTTGTTGAAATCCGAGCTCTTCGGCTCTGACTTTgcttccccttcttcttcttcttcaccaatgacTAGTCCCAGCAAGAACATGCTGCGCTTCAAGACCGATCACTCTGGACCCTCCTCCCCTTTCTCGCCTTCCGTCTTGGGACACCGCACTGACTTCTCTTCTGATTCTCCCACTCCTCCTAAGCCTCCCAGGAAAGTTCCCAAGACACCCCACAAG GTTCTGGATGCACCATCACTTCAGGATGATTTCTACTTGAATCTGGTGGACTGGTCCTCACAGAATGTTCTTGCCGTTGCACTAGGCACTTGTGTTTATCTATGGAGCGCTTCTAACAGCAAA GTGACTAAGCTATGTGACTTGGGACCTCATGATGGTGTCTGTTCTGTCCAGTGGACCAGGGAGGGTTCTTTCATATCCATTGGTACAAATCTTGGTCAAGTTCAG ATATGGGATGGAAGTAGGTGTAAGAAAGTAAGAACAATGGGGGGGCATCAGACAAGAACAGGTGTGTTGGCGTGGAATTCGCGCATTCTGGCTTCAGGGAGCAGGGATAGGAACATTCTTCAGCATGACATGAGAGTTTCTAGTGACTTTATTGGCAAGCTTGTTGGCCACAAATCTGAG GTATGTGGCTTGAAATGGTCCTGTGATGACAGGGAACTTGCTTCTGGTGGTAATGATAATCAG CTATTGGTATGGAATCAGCACTCTCAGCAACCGGCATTGAGGCTCACTGAGCACACAGCTGCCGTGAAGGCTATAGCATGGTCGCCTCACCAGAGCGGTCTCCTTGCGTCCGGCGGTGGAACCGCCGATAGGTGTATCCGTTTCTGGAACACTACAAATGGCCATCAGTTGAACTTTGTTGACACTGGAAGCCAG GTTTGCAGCCTTGCTTGGAGTAAAAACGTGAATGAGATAGTAAGCACTCATGGATACTCTCAGAATCAGATCATGGTGTGGAAATATCCATCACTAGCAAAG GTTGCAACTCTAACTGGGCACAGCATGAGAGTGCTTTATCTTGCAATGTCTCCTGATGGTCAAACAATAGTCACTGGTGCAGGGGATGAGACATTGCGCTTCTGGAATATCTTCCCATCCATGAAAACATCT GCCCCGGTTAAAGATACAGCTCTTTGGTCACTCGGCCGAACCCAAATTCGATGA
- the LOC112791603 gene encoding actin-related protein 5 yields MPFISKINRQSDYNLFRSATPLVIDNGASYFRIGWAGEDDPRVIFRNIVQRPRHKTTGETVTIVGDHDPALLKYFDCTRSGPRSAFDSNVVYQFEIMEYILDFGFDRMGANGSEIDHPVLITECVCNPVQSRSKMGELLFETYGVPSIAFGVDAAFSYKYNQLQGICDRDGLAMCPGFTTTHVIPFIDGEPMYKGCCRTNVGGYHVTNYLKQLLSLKYPYHMGRFTWEKVEDLKMEHCYIAQDYISEAKLFQRGTKEAEEKTRLWQLPWVPPPTEEPPSEEEIARKAAIKEKLGQRLREMAEAKRSSKINELENELHGLEFLLNQLEQVAESDIPSFLAETGYVSRQEIESARNRTTQSLRKAKGEPKSEQTETEKADSSNNEKYSLVNVADEMLTPEQLIEKKKQLSIKSMSEGRMRLKQKRQEAELERERKQQLEEEKRLENPELYLEQLHAKYKDLSEKVDQRKRLKTNGGHTNGNNLSGGVGRGERLNAAQRERMRLLTTAAFDRGKGEDTFGAKDEDWQLYKLMSRDNDDDDEGPDEDDAELARISSRLQDLDPTFVPKLETSTSQTAEVPRARPLTKEDFQIVFGVERFRCPEILFNPNWVAVDQVGLDEMAGVSMRRLSYKDESLESRLTSSILLTGGSSLFPGIIERLEAGIRMIRPCGSPIKIVRALDPVMDAWRGASAYASGPQFHTQTFSKMDYYEKGEDWLRSYQLKYSL; encoded by the exons ATGCCTTTCATTTCGAAAATCAATCGCCAATCTGATTACAACCTCTTCCGTTCCGCCACTCCCCTCGTCATTGACAATGGAGCTTCATATTTCCGCATCGG GTGGGCAGGGGAGGATGATCCCCGTGTTATTTTCCGCAACATTGTTCAAAGGCCACGTCATAAAACCACCG GAGAAACTGTCACTATTGTTGGTGATCATGATCCTGCACTATTAAAATACTTCGACTGTACACGCTCCGGACCACGCTCAGCATTTGACAGCAATGTTGTTTACCAGTTTGAAATAATGGAATAT ATCCTTGATTTTGGATTTGACCGGATGGGTGCAAATGGATCAGAG ATTGATCATCCTGTCCTGATCACAGAATGCGTGTGCAACCCAGTTCAGTCTCGAAGTAAAATGGGTGAACTTCTTTTTGAGACATATGGAGTTCCATCTATAG CCTTTGGTGTTGATGCAGCATTTAGCTATAAATATAACCAGCTACAAGGAATTTGTGATAGAGATGGTCTGGCAATGTGTCCTGGATTTACTACAACCCATGTGATTCCG TTTATTGATGGCGAACCTATGTATAAAGGATGCTGCCGTACCAACGTCGGTGGATATCATGTCACTAATTATTTAAAGCAACTTCTTTCACTAAAATATCCTTATCATAT GGGAAGATTTACTTGGGAAAAAGTTGAGGACCTGAAGATGGAACATTGTTATATTGCACAGGACTATATTTCTGAAGCCAAGTTGTTTCAG AGAGGAACCAAAGAGGCGGAAGAAAAAACCAGATTGTGGCAGCTACCATGGGTTCCACCTCCGACAGAGGAGCCTCCTTCTGAGGAAGAGATTGCAAGAAAGGCAGCAATAAAAGAGAAACTAGGTCAAAGGCTGCGAGAAATGGCTGAGGCAAAGAGATCATCTAAAATAAATGAACTGGAAAATGAATTACACGGTTTGGAGTTCCTTTTAAATCAGCTTGAACAAGTTGCCGAGAGTGATATTCCATCTTTCCTAGCAGAAACTGGCTATGTCTCTAGGCAAGAGATAGAATCTGCTCGTAATAGAACTACACAATCCTTACGGAAAGCAAAAGGTGAACCAAAGAGTGAGCAAACAGAAACTGAAAAGGCTGATTCCTCAAATAATGAGAAGTATTCTCTAGTTAACGTTGCTGATGAAATGCTGACACCAGAACAG CTTATTGAAAAGAAGAAACAGTTGTCAATCAAATCCATGTCTGAAGGGCGTATGCGATTAAAACAGAAGCGCCAAGAAGCGGAATTAGAACGAGAAAGGAAACAACAGCTAGAGGAGGAGAAACGCTT GGAGAACCCAGAGCTCTACTTGGAACAATTGCATGCTAAATACAAAGACCTTTCAGAGAAAGTTGATCAACGAAAACGGCTTAAGACAAATGGAGGCCATACAAATGGGAATAACCTGTCTGGTGGTGTTGGTCGTGGTGAGAGATTGAATGCTGCTCAAAGGGAAAGAATGCGCCTGTTGACAACAGCTGCTTTTGATCgtggtaagggtgaggatacatTTGGTGCCAAAGATGAAGATTGGCAGCTTTACAAATTGATGAGCAGagacaatgatgatgatgatgagggacCAGATGAGGATGACGCAGAATTAGCCCGCATCTCTTCAAGACTACAG GACTTGGATCCAACATTTGTGCCCAAGTTAGAAACAAGTACCTCTCAAACTGCTGAAGTGCCTCGTGCTCGTCCTCTCACGAAAGAAGATTTTCAGATTGTATTTGGGGTAGAAAGGTTCAGATGCCCCGAAATATTGTTTAATCCAAACTGGGTTGCGGTTGATCAGGTAGGGTTAGATGAGATGGCTGGAGTTTCCATGAGAAGGTTATCATACAAGGATGAAAGCCTGGAATCGAGATTGACTAGTTCCATATTATTGACTGGTGGAAGTTCTCTTTTCCCTGGTATCATCGAACGCCTAGAAGCTGGAATTCGGATGATTAGACCGTGTGGTTCCCCTATAAAAATAGTTAGAGCACTGGACCCGGTGATGGATGCATGGCGTGGGGCTTCTGCCTATGCATCAGGGCCACAATTCCATACACAAACTTTCAGTAAGATGGATTATTATGAGAAGGGCGAGGACTGGCTTCGTAGTTATCAACTTAAATACTCCTTGTGA